ACAGGGTAAgtcataaacatgttttattatttaagggTGAAGTTAATTCAGTGTAATAACGGCCTCATTATTACAACTCATTAGATCTGATCTTGTATGCTTCTATTGTATGTCTAGTTTAATAAAATCTTGTTTTGAGGTCTGTGATCTCACATAAATAATAGAATCGGTgcatttgttaaataaatgtctcataagaaaagaaaaactttatttaaatgccCTGTTAAAGAtatagttcacctcaaaataaaaattctgtcatcatttactcaccttcgagttgttccaaatatgtatacatgtctttgttctgatgaacacagagaaagatatttggaagaatgactataagcaaacagttctggggcacttttgactaccagtgtatttttcctactgtggtagtctatggggtccaagaactgtttggttacaagcattcatccaaatatctttctccgtgttcaaccaaacaaagaaatgtatatagtttTGTAACAACTatagagtaattcatgacagaactttcatttttgagtgaactctCTCTTTAAATAACTGAAATTAACAAACTGAGGCACTAACAAGGCAGTATTTTATAAACTAAACTGTTGAAATTTCAGTTACTTTTCCCCATTGGTTGAATTTGTTAACATCAGTGAATCGTTGCCTTAGAATCATATGggtctatctgacatttttgtcaaaattgaacTATTCACATAGCCTATTGATATTctgtgacaatttatttacattatgtgatgttttttcttcacATTGTACATTCTGGGactgtttttctgtctgtccgtccgtccatccgacaatatttataatattaagttGTATCGGTTAACGTTATTTAATGCAAAGTGAACTACCATTATCAGGGatcaataaatgctgaaaactatATAGCTCTTTGCTtaccaaaagaaaatatttctaatattttatataaaaacatttttattaaaatcttaCGATCTAGTTTGCAAAGGTAGAAAGCCAAATGTCATTTCAGTTGTCAAAAACTACTGATAAGTTTCTTAGACTAAACTAAATTAACTCAAGATCTTTAATATGTgtgaacacatctctgtgtctTCAGGTGTGTTTACAGATGAggtgaagtcagtgtcagtgatggagggacattctGTGACTCTACACATTAATactgctgacacacacacagatgatctGATAATGTGGAGTTTTGTAACTCAAGAGTCTCGAATAGCTCGAGTCAACAGAGAAGCCAATAGTGTTTTAGTATATGCTGATGTTCATGATGGGatgttcagagacagactgcagGTGGATgatcagactggatctctcaccatcacaaacatcacaactcAACACTCTGGACTTTATCACATGACCATCAGCGGCCAACAAGAGACCTCATACACATTCAACATGACTGTCTATGGTGAGTAGAGATTTATTATTTGCTCTTTTACATCTATATGAATGTGTCATAAAGCCTCTTAACATtgattataaatgttctgtttgttCTCAAATGTTTTTCAGCTCGTCTGCCTCTTCCTCACATCACCAGTTACTGTCCACAAAACTCTTCATCATCTTCAGTGTCAacatgtgtgttgttgtgttcagtgatgaatgtgacacatgtgagtctctcctggtacaaaggaaagagtttattgtccagcatcagtgtgtctgatctcaacatcagactctctctacctctggaggtggaatatcaggacacaaacacatacagatgtgtcatcaacaatcccatcacaaaccacacacaacatctcaacatcactcaactctgtcacaAGTGTTCAGGTGAGTCAcatgtgatgtttgtgtttattcaaCAGCAGTTATTCTGAGATCAGACGGACTGATTTAGTTACAGTACACtgactgtttttattcattacaGATCCCTTTACTCATATTGTTGTGATCTGTTGTGTTGTTGGATCTGTGATGATTGTAACTGCACTTCTGATCCTCTGCATCTGcaggaaacacacaaacacacatcaggaAGGCAAGTGGAAACTAATGCTACTGTAATAATACTAAATGATCATTTGTAAAGAAACAGATCAAGTAAGAGTATTATGTGTCTATTATTGTTGTAGAAGCCGTTCAGACGGGTGAAGAGGAGATCACATATGCTGAAACAACATTCTgtaaaagacaaacacacaaacaggtgAGATCATTCAATGAGGTAATAACACCTGCATTTTgacttatttctttttttagttatatttttggGCCTTTTTATGCCTTTAATAAGACCGCAGAATAAACTTGGGAAACTAACTTCAGTACATCCACTATGACGTGTTTGTGCTCCTGACAAGATTAACAGTCACACAGGATTAAAAGCAATAAActcaaaacactttttttacatACATTACTGTAGATGCTGGGACAACCACATCTATTAATCCCTGAactaataatttattataaataattccAGAGATTATTCTGTTGAtttaatgttgtgtttgtgtgttgtgtgttgtgttcagagAGCTGTAGTGGAGGATGATGTGGTGTATGACCGTGTCATGAGACAATAATCAAACTCTCTGTGAAACTCTTCTGATATGAAGAATCAGATGTGTGATTATTTTCAACTTCTGCTATAATTgatcagatttatttctgaGTCTGAACATCGTATGTGCATAATATTATATAAagtatatgttttatatgaaaTGTCTGCATTCATTCCAAGATTCATCTGTTATCATCACCATCACATTCACAAGCATAAAACACATGTTAATTGCCACAAATGTTAACAATTCACTATGTATGAGATTGTTAATAGACAGCCGTTTAAACATCAAGATAGAactgtaaaacattattataaagagtgataaatattaatattaataaaaaagatgAGAGCGACCAAAGAGTCATTGTGATTTCAAAAACTCCTGAAGCAAACACAGTATTTGTACATGTGCGTCACTCCAACACCTTTATTCCTGGGGTAAAAGTCAAACCTGATGTGcagagaaatgtggttttgttctGCTGGTGAACATGAGATGCCGTTTGTGGTTGTTGACCATATGTGTGCATGTCAGAGGATAACATTTTCCACTCTGCACAAAAACATCTTTAATAAAGTATTGAATGCATCAATACTAACGCATAAAAATAAAGATTGCTTTAAATTACACACATagtgataaaatatatatactgtactttataGGTATACTATCGTTTTTGGATTGAAGTAGTCACATAAGTGTATACCACATGCAAGAAAGTAAAAGCAATGCTCAAGCTCTGATCGTGCAAGCGATGCTAAAAATTTTTTTTCCAGCTTCAGCGAGAGATTGCATAAGTTTCTCAGAAAACTATTCTTGATATCACACTTCAGTCACATGTCCTGTGCTGTCTTGCGCCATTTTGCAGAAGAACACATGCTATTTTAATCTGTCAGTGTAATGGGcgaattttaaatgaataaatttgaagaaaaaatgtatattatttactGCAAGCTGCAATAAAAATAGTTAACTTTCGTATACAGTAGCATGACAGCAATTACCTGATCTGCAAATGACATGTGACCATTCATCCTACATAAAAACTAGATAgttgatgtttattttctatattatcATAATTTAAATACCATAAATAACCATAAATATATTCACAACCTCATGTCAACTATAGTCAATGAGACAATTCAAGATCACGCCCCATTG
The Triplophysa rosa linkage group LG19, Trosa_1v2, whole genome shotgun sequence genome window above contains:
- the LOC130569736 gene encoding natural killer cell receptor 2B4-like; translation: MFLVFVYLWLYFCRLQGVFTDEVKSVSVMEGHSVTLHINTADTHTDDLIMWSFVTQESRIARVNREANSVLVYADVHDGMFRDRLQVDDQTGSLTITNITTQHSGLYHMTISGQQETSYTFNMTVYARLPLPHITSYCPQNSSSSSVSTCVLLCSVMNVTHVSLSWYKGKSLLSSISVSDLNIRLSLPLEVEYQDTNTYRCVINNPITNHTQHLNITQLCHKCSDPFTHIVVICCVVGSVMIVTALLILCICRKHTNTHQEEAVQTGEEEITYAETTFCKRQTHKQVRSFNEVITPAF